AACGATTGACGCAGTTGCGCGTACGGGTTGCCCATCGCCCAGGCACGCTGGGCAACCGCGATCTGACCCAGCTGTTCGGACGTTGTCCCGTAAATCTCCATATGGCGGCGAGCGCACAGCGCGTAGAGAACATTTGGATTGACCGCCCCGGAGGCAACCGACAAACCGGACAAGCCTCGCAACGTACCAGCGGACCGCCCGCGAGAACCCCACGCGGAGCCATCAGCGCGTTGTGGCTTTAGCGGTGTGTCGGCAAAAACGCAGGCCACGGCGGTAGCCGCACCGGAGTCGACGGCCTGGACGGCTGCCGCGATCATTACCCCGGCGGTAGCTCCGAATGCGTTGAGCTGGCACAGGACGTTTAGTTCACCAAGGCTGAGTACGGCCGCAAGCCCGACCCCGACGTCCTGCGTTACGCCTGAGCTAACAAGCAAGCCGTCCAGGTCTTTCAATGCGAGCCCCGCGTCGGCCACCGCCCGCTGGACCGCTTCCGCAGCCAAACTCGTCGAGGACCGGCCATAGACCTTGCCGAGCGCCGTCATCCCAAGACCGACCAGTGCTGCGCTCACCGCGCCTCCCACTGAGGGGGCCGCTTCTCGGTGAAAGCGCGAGCGCCTTCACGTGCATCTCGGCTGCCGAACACGACTTTCGCCGATTCCCTGTTGATCCTCCACACCTCGGATTCCCAGTCCGACCCCGCAGCGGCGGTTCGGTGAATGACACGTTTGCTGTGACGTACCGCGAGCGGTCCGTTCCTTGCGATCCGCTCGGCAAGTTCCATTGCTACATCCACGGCCGTCCCTCGAGGCGCGACCTGGTTGACCAAACCCAGCTCGTACGCGCGAGCTGCGCTGATCGGGTCGCCGGTTAGCGTTATTTCCAGCGCGACTTTCATGGGGATCTGGCGTTGCAGCCGAATCACGCCGCCGGCAGCGGCAAAGATGCCCCGTTTGACCTCGGGTAGCCCAAGCTTGGCGGCCTCATCGATGACCGCTAGGTCGCACGCTAGCGCGATCTCGGTGCCACCACCCAATGCATAACCGTTGATCGCTGCGATGGTGGGTTTGTCGATCCAGTGACGCACGATGCCGGCAAATCCCCAGTGCGAATGATCGGGGTCATCGATACGATGATTCCGAGCGAGTTCTTTGAGGTCTGCGCCCGCACAAAATGCTGGCCCGGCACCAGTAATCACGACGACATGAACAGTGGGGTCCTCCGCCGCCTGCTCGAGGGCCGCTCCAGCTGCGGACGATAGGGCCGAGTTGACGGCGTTCATTACCTTTGGACGATTCAGTGTGACCACTCCGACAGACCCGCGACGTCCGTAGGTCACGACCGGTTCGGTGTCGTATTCCGCGTCGCTCATCGGATCGCGGGAGCGCGGTAGATGGACTTGAGCGCGACGTAGGGTGTGAGGCCCTCAGGGCCGAGTTCTCGGCCCAGGCCACTGGCCTTGACGCCGCCGAAAGGTCCGACGATGTCGAGTGCGTAATGATTGATTCCCACCGAGCCGGTGTGCAGTCGCGCTGCCAACGCAGCGCCTCGCTCTGGATCGGAGGTCCAGATCGTCCCGCCCAAACCGTAGTCAGAATCGTTAGCGATCGCGATCGCCTCGTCGTCGTCTCGGTAGGCGATTACGCACAGTACGGGGCCGAAAATCTCCTCACGCGCGATTGTCATCGAGTTATCGACATCGGACAGCACGGCTGGCTCAACGAACCAGCCACAAGGCTGGTCGCTGGGGATGCCACCCCCGGTCGTCAGCTGCGCCCCGCTGGCACGACCGCTTGCGACATAGGCCAGGACGCGATCGCGCTGTTCCGCGCTCACCAACGGGCCGATCTGAATGTCCTTGTCTAACGGGTCGCCGACCCGCAGTTGGCGAACGGCATCGGTTACCGCATCCACGATCTCGCGATAACGTGAGGCTGGCGCCAAGATACGGGTGCTGGCGTGGCAGGTCTGCCCGTTGTTGGGCAAGCAGACATCGGGCAGCGCCGTTACGAATGTGTCCAAGTCGGCATCGTCGGTAACGATTGCCGCAGATTTGCCACCCAGTTCGAGTGTCACGGGCCGCAGAAGCCGCCCGCAGGTCTCACCAATCACCCGCCCCGCCGCAGTTGACCCGGTAAATGCGACCTTGCTCACGCCTGGATGACTCACAAGCGCGCTTCCAGCGTCACGATCCCCGGGTATTACATTCAGCACACCGGGTGGCAGCTCCGCGTTGATGGCCGCGTCTGCCCACGCAAACGCATCCAGTGCCGTCTCTGGCGGCGGTTTGAGAACTACACTGCACCCTGCAGCCAATGCGGGTGCAATCTTCATTGCCGCCAGACTCATTGGGTAATTCCACGGTGTGATGGCGGCGACAACCCCGACGGGCTCACGGCAAACGGTGACGTCTGACAGCGCACCGGGCCGTACATCGGCGCCGTCGAATCGCTCGGCCAGATTCGCGTAGTAATCAAGTGCGAGGGACGGAAAGTAGCCGTTGGCGCCCTGAGAGAGTCGGCGCGGCATGCCGTTCTCACGGCTGACTAAGGTCGCGGTTTCCTTGGCGCGAGCACGTAGTGCGGCGGCCATGCGACGCATGGCTTCGGCGCGCTGATTTGCTCCCATCGTGGCCCACGGCCCCGACAACGCCGTTGAAGCGGCAGCCACCGCGGTGTCTACGTCGGTGTTGCGCGCGAGCGGGGAGGTACCCAGTACGTTCCCAGTCGCCGCCTCGACGACCTCCGCGAGCTTCGTGCCAGCGCTGGGCGGCCTCCAACTGCCTGCAATAAAAAACGCATCACGATCCAGGATGATGTCCACGGGTGTCACGTCCTATCCGACATGGGTTTTCGCCGTTTCGATGGGTTGTCCACCGGGCGATCATTCGTCGCGAGCTCAGGATCTCGCCGCGGGCTCTGCACGACATCAGCAGCGACCAAACGGTCGACTTCGCCAGCTTGCAAACCGAGCAACGAGCTGCAGATCTCGCGGGTGTGTTCGCCAGGCGTTGGCGCCGGACGCAGCTCGGGGTCAGGGATGCTCGAAAAGTGGGCAATACGGGCTGACGTCGGTATTGGACTCGGCAACAACGGGTGCGCAATTTGGTGAAACGAATCTCGAGCGCGAAGCTGCGGATGCGTGAGTTCGTCTGGCAGGCGCAGCATCGCGGCGGCAGGCACGCCGGCCGCTTGGAGTGACTCCTCGACATCATGGGGCGGGAGGCTCGCCGTCCACGCAGCGATCAGGTCGTCCACGGCTGGAATTCGGTCGAACGTGGGCAAATCCAGACGGTCGGCAAATCCTGCGACGTCGACCAGGCGTCGCCAGTCGTCGTCATCGCGGATTGTGACGACGCACCACTCGTCGTCACCTGCGCATGGAAACACTCCAGTCAAGCCTGAGTTGTGGTCGAGGCTAGCTTGGGTGAGTGTAGGGCCGTCCCCAACGGACGCGGTAGCGAGGGTAGGCCCGAGTGCATAGACAGCTACGTCCGCCTGAGCGACTTCAATATCCCGACCCGGCCCGGTTGCACCTCGCCCGATGATGGCTGCGAGTATTGCCACCGCCGCGGCGTGGGCTGCTACGTGGTCAGGATAAACCGTGGATCCGTCGCAATAGGCCGCAGGATTACCTGGATCTGCACTCGGATCGCACCACAGGGCCGAGAGGCCGCACGCCGCCCGTACCAAGGGCCCGTACCCAAGCCGGTTTCGCCACGGACCCTTGTCTCCGAAGGCGCTACTGTCGGCCACCACTACGCGGGGGTTCGACAGCGCCAGTTGAGTATGGCTGAATCCCAGAGACTCGAGCGTGCCCGGCTTGAAATTGGAAGCCACGATGTCCGCAGATGTAACAAGTTTGCGAAATAGCCGCGTGCCCTCGGCGTTACGCAAATTCAGGCCAAGTCCGCGTTTGTTGCGATTCCCCCAGGCGAACGATGCGTTCATGCCGGTGCCGTTCCGGGTTTGGCGCAGCCCATCGGGATACTCGGAGTTCTCGATCTTGATGACATCGGCACCCTGGTCACCGAACAACCGACCCAGCTCGGCGCCGAATACGATCACACCTAGGTCGAGCATGCGCAGACCGGAGAGGGGCGGGGCGCCCTGCGACAGCAGTGGTAGTCCGAGATCGTGATCCGATACCGATTCCCGGGCCGAACTCAGCAGGTGATTATGTTCGCCCGGTGAGGGCGCACCGCGGCGGATGCCCGCGCGCTCGCCACCGACGATGGCGTAACCGGTCGGAATCTTGGCACGGATCCCTTCTGAGATCTGGATGTCCGTCAATGTGCCGGTACTTGCGAAGTGATCGCTGCAAAGGACTTCATCAACAGATAGGACGCCTGCGATTGGGATTCCTCGGGCGGTTCCATCGGACACCAGTTCATCGCGACTGCGCCCGGCGAACAGCGCAGCGATTAGCGGGTTGAGGCGGTCGGCTGCGGCAAAACGCGCCGGAATTGTGTCGAAACGAGAGTCAGCGAACGCTGCAGGTTCGCCGAGCCACGAGAACATGGCCCGCCATTGACGGGCGGCGAGGATGCAAATCCGGACATGGCCATCAGAGCACGGAAAGATTGGATAGAAGTTCTCGGCGCTGGGGCGGCCCCGGAAGAATGTCTCGGCGCGACCGGCTGAGGCGGAACCCTGGGCGCCGAACCCCGGATCAAAACCGTGAACGACTGCCTCGAGCGCAGAGAGGTCAACGTGCTCGCCGACGCCGGTGCGCGCGCGCTTCACGTATGCCACCAGCGCCGCCCACGCAGCATGTACGCCTACGGTCTGAGAGACGAGGCCCTGCGGAGGCAGCAGTGGTTTTGCTGCTCCTGGTAGGCCCGAGCGCGACAGCACCCCGCCGGCCGCTGCAAGAGTCTCCTCAGTAGCGACCCAGTCTCGGCAGGGACCGCTGCGGCCGAAATCAGTAATTGAAACTACTACGAGCCTCGGGTTTGCCTTGAGCAGATCTGCAGGGGTCAGAGCGTAAGAATCGGCGGTCGCGTGGCTAAAAGACTCGAGCAGGATCTCGGCGTCAGACACCAAGTGCAGCAACGCCGCCCGCCCCGCCGGATCGCCGATGTCAAGCGTCACCCCCAATTTGTTCGTGTTGCGGAGTGCAAATCCGATTGAGTCGCGCCGTTGTGGGGAACCCCCCGGCGGCTCGATGCGGATCACTTCGGCACCTAAATCCGCCAGGATCCGGCCGCACCACTCAGCGAGCCCTTCGGTGAGATCAACGACACGCAGCGCGCTAAGTGGCAGCGCCAACGTGGATGTCAAGGACAGTTCCTTCCCCCGGGAGCCCAACGATCAAGTTGTTCTCCTCGGACCCACTTCGAAACCGATAGTCGTGCACGACGACTCTCGCCGCACTCTACGACCGTCTAGACGGTCGGTTATTGGTACGTTAGCGTTGGCCGGGCCTTGGGGTCAATCAGCCCTCGTTGGAACGAGGTCGACGCATGGAGGCGGGATATCCTTATGAGGGTGGCGAGTGTTCGGTATTGATAAATTCTACGTTGGCTGCACGGGGGATCGGGGTTGCGGTCGGGACTGTTCGCCATTCTTCACTGGCAACTCCAATAAACAGCATTTCCCAGTACGCATCGGCTAGTGCGCGATGCGATAGTCTTCCTGACGGTTTGAACCAGTACTGGGCATGATTAATCATGCTAAGTATTGCCTGCGTGACCAAACGGGGATCCGTCGGCCGGATGCTCCCTTCGTCAATCGCGCCCTGCACTGTTGCTGCCATCATGTGAAAGTAGTCGCGCTCGAGCGCTTGGATTTCTTCCTCTCGCTCCGCGATTGACTTCATCTTAAGTTCAAATATGGCGCGATACTTCGCCGGCGAGTCGCTGACCAGTTTGATGCCGTCGTATAGCATTTCGCGGACCAAATCGACGTAGGGACGGCCGCTGTTCATGCGTTCGCGTTGATGAGTAATCAGGCCTGTGAGAGTTTCGAGGCGGATCGCGAACAGTAAGTCATCCTTTTGTTTGAAATAGTGGTAGAGGCCCGATTTGGAGACGTCTAACGCGTCGGCGATGGATTCCATCGTCATATCTTGAAAGGCGCCACGTGCGATCAGCTCTTCGGCTTTGTGAAGTATCTGCGCTCGACGACGCACACCGGCGACAGTTACGCCGGGCTTTCGTGCCATGGTTACCCCACCCGCTTCCTTATCTCCTCTTGCACACACCATTGCGATCGAACCACTGAGCCCGTACCGCACGTGATCATATGCTGCCCTGAGGTTCGAACATGCTATGCCGATGCAGTGCTGCCCCTAGTCAGGCTGCCGAGCACACGCGTTCAGCCGTCGGGTGCGCTACCGAGTCGCTGCACCGAATTAACGGCGATGCCGCATTACGCAGCGGAAGAAGCGATCGGTGGCGGTGGCGGGCAGCGCTTGCTGGGCTCACGCCATCGCGATAGCCCCGCCAAGCAGCTCGTGGAGCGCCACCGTGGTTCTCAGTCGTATCGCGCGGCTATCGACTCTGTGTATGACGGGTGGGTTGCGTTCCCTCGGCGCGGCACCAGTGAATCGGCTCGTTCCGGACATCGACAGATGCTGACTGAAACGAGCGCCGGAGATGAGGAGCCTTATCTTGCGTCAGATCGCGCCACTCGTTGTCGGCCTGTATCAATCAAGGTACGACATCATTCTTCCGCTCATTGGACACCAGGTGGAGTAGCGAATTGGGGGCTGATAATGGTTAGGCAAGTTGCCATTTCGATCGAGGAACAGGATTCGCCCACAGCGTGGGCACTCAACGGCCTGAGCGGTGAAGCATCCCACCACCGTGTCCCATCTGACGCTAGTCATCGCCTTCTCCTGTGAATCCCGTTTCCTGTCCCGCATTCAGACTCGTTGCCGCACGGTCAATCCGACGATGTGGCAAGCGCGCAGCACCAGCGCGACTACCAATGACTCCACTCGCGTTCGGTGAGAACGGTTTACAAGCACCCAGTTTTGTGGCGAAGGGCGGGTAGACACCCTCAACCGCAGGCCATCGTCCGTTCACACATCGCTGAATCTGCTCCATTAACAAGCTCTTTCGACTCCGGCTGTTACCGAGGTCAATGGCGTCGCGCGTTTGTTGCGGTCCGCAGTTCGATGCGTGCGATGGTGCGCCGATGGACTGCGTCTGGACCGTCGACTATCCGCAGGGTTCGCGCCCAGGCGTAGAAGTATGCCAGTGGGAAGTCGTCACTGACCCCGGCGCCGCCGAAGACTTCGATCGCGCGATCGATAACTGCCGTCGCAACTGCGGGCGCCGCGACCTTGATCCCCGCGATCTCGCCGCGTGCGCGGTTGGATCCGTATCTGTCGATGAGCCACGCGGTTCGGTAAACGTAAAGACGCACCTGATCGATCTCAATGCGCGAGCGGGAAATGAGGTCTTGAACGACCCCCTGATCGGCCAGTGGCTTACCGAAAGCCACCCTGGTAGTTGCACGCTCGACCATCAACGCTAGCGCACGTTCAGCCATACCAATTGCACGCATAGCGTGATGCACGCGACCAGGGCCCAGCCTGGCCTGGGATATGAGGAAACCGTCCCCTTCGTTACCCAGCAGGTTGGCTATGGGCACTCGTGCGTTGTCGAAATGAATCTCGGAGTGCCCGTGCTGGTCCTGGTAGCCGAAGATAGGGAGGTGGCGAACAATTTGCACCCCAGGTGTGTCCCGCGGCACCAGTACCATGGACTGTTGTCGGTGCGTCGCCGCGGCGGGATCCGTCTTACCCATAACGATGAACAATCGGCAACGTGTGTCGGCCACCCCGGTAATCCACCATTTGCTTCCGTTGATGACGTACTCGTCACCGTCGCGGACAATTGATGTCTCGATGTTGGTAGCATCTGAGGACGCGACATTGGGCTCGGTCATGGCGAATGCGGATCTGACGTTGCCCTCAAGTAACGGCATGAGCCACTCATCGCGTTGGGGGGGAGTGGCAAACAAATGGAGCGTCTCCATGTTGCCAGTATCAGGCGCCTGACAGTTGATCGCCTCTGGCGCAATTACTGGTGACCAGCCCGATATCTCGGCGACCGTTGCGTACTCAAGGTTGCTAAGCCCACCGAACTCAGGATGGAACAAGTTCCACAAGCCTCGTCTACGCGCGGACGCCTTGAGTTCCTCCATGATTGGGGGATGGGTGTGCTCCCCGTGGTCCCGCAGGTGGGCTGACCACACCGGCTCGGCGGGGAAGACTTCCTCCTCCATGAAATGCCACATCCGGCGGCATGCATCGCTGGCCTTGTCGGATAACTCGAAATCCACCGCAGTCAACCCCTCGATGCGGCAGCGGAGTCGAGAATAGCAAGGCCGGTGCGGGCGAAGTCTGCCACGGAAGCTTCTAGTCCTCCAAAGTCCTGGCCCGCCATGGATCCTGCGGTCACCCGTGCTGCAATTCCTTGGACGATGCAAGCGAACTTGAAATTCGCAAACGCCAAATAGTAGTCAATGCTTTCTAGCGAGACGCCGGTCTGCTCGGAATAACGCTGCGCTAGGTAACGACGACTGGGAAACCCCGGCTGGGTGGCGACCGATGGCACCAGGGTGTGCTGGCATTCGCCCGGCTCACGCCAGTAAAAGAGGAACATGCCCAGATCAGTCAGCGGGTCGCCGACTGTGGACAGCTCCCAATCCAGCACGGCCGCCACACGGTGCGGGTCGCGCTTATCCATAACGCAGTTGTCCAACCGAAAGTCGCCGTGCACGATGGTCGATTTCGTGGCAGGCGGCATCTTCTCTACCAATAGATGGGCCAGCATGACCATTTCGTCGCTATTCGCGATAGCGGTTCGGCTCCATTGATCACTCCAACGACGGATCTGCCTATACAGGAACCCTTCTGGCCGGCCAAAGTCTGTCAGCCCCACCGCTGTCGGATCGACAGCGTGAATAGCTATCAACGTATCGATCAACGCATCGCCGATTCCCCGGCAGTCATCCGCGGTTTCAACGTAACCGTCGGGCATCGCGTCCCGGATGACGTACCCATCGACTTTTGACATCACGTAGCAGGGGGTACCGAGGAGCGATCCCTCCAGATCGACAAGCACAATTGACGCTACTGGAACCTCCGAATCAGCGAGTGCTCGCTGCACTCGGGCCTCCCTGACCATATCGTGCGCGCTGGGGAGAAGATCGCCTCTTGGGGGCCTACGCAATATTAAATTCCCTGCAGTGCAGGTCAATTCAAAGGTTAGATTTGATTTGCCGCCGGCGATCAATGTTGCTGTTGGGCGAGCCCATCTCTCGTCGCCTGTGGCCATCACCAATGCCGGGCCGATCCGGTCCAATCGAGTCAAGTCCGCAATGTCCACCGGTCACCCTCGCAGATACGTCGAACGATCGTTCGGTGATGATCATCGCATATTGCGTTGGAAATAACCACCTCCCAACCAAGCATTGGATTATATGTTCAGGTATTCTGAACCAATGGTGGTTGGTAACCAATCCCACCGACTTGGATCGGTGGGGGAGCAAGTCAGAGCCGTCCGGAAGCAGCGGAATTGCACACTACGGCAACTCGCCGACCTCATTGGCGTCAGCGCCGCCACGATCAGCGCAATCGAAAACGAAAGAGTTGGTGTCACGGTCGCTCGCCTCAAGGTGATTGCGGAAGCGCTGGACACCACTGCCGTCAGCCTGCTGCGTCCTCCTGGTGATCTCATCACTGACGTCGGCGAAAATCCGAAATTCACTCAAGAACCCTTCTCGCAAGACGACTGGCGCAGATTTGCACCGCTTGATGTGGACGTTGTTCTGGCTGCAGCAATTCCCTCGTTTGTTGAGACGGGCTACCACGGCTCCACCATGCGGTCGATTGCTCGCCGCGCGGAAATGAGCGTGCCGGGTGTCTACCACTACTACGCCAGCAAGCAAGCACTCCTCGTACGCATCCTCGACCTGACGATGGATGACCTTGACTGGCGGGTGAGGGCTGCGCGTGAATCAGGCGACGGTCCAATTGCACGCCTATCAGGCCTCGTCGAGGCTCTCGCACTCTTCCATACGCTGCGCGCGGAATTGGCATTCATTGGTGCCAGTGAAATGCGTAGCTTGGAGAACCCCGATCGTGCACGAATCACTCAGCGCCGCAACGCTATTCAGCGATTTCTGGATGAGGAGATTGCAGCGGCATGCAGAGGTGGTCAAGCGATGACAGCAATGCCTTCGGAGGTTGGCAGGGCCATAGCTACCATGTGTACGTCGTTGCCCCAATGGTTTGACAACCACGGTCCAACGACGCCGCGCGAGATAGCTCTCGAATATGCCCGCCTGGCAGTACGCATGGTTGGTGGTTATGGGTAGACATCAGCAGCAGTCGTCGCAAGAGCTAGGTCGATCGATCTGACCGCCCCACGTATAACTGAGCACGGTGGGTCGATGTGCAACGAATCTGGAATACTTGCACCCGATTTGGATCGAATGGTTGTCCTGGCACTCGAGTCAGCTGGCGCGTAGACGGCGACGTGCTAACGAGGGAACTGCCCGTCGTCCACTTTTACGATAGTTCCTGTTACGAACTCTGATGCTGGTAATGCGAGGTAGAGCAGGGTGGTGTCGAGCTGCGTAGGATCACCAATCCGCTTGCGGGGCAGGGAATCAGTGAAGTTTCCAACTCGCTCGATCCGGCCCTCCATCATCTCAGTCATGAATGCACCCGGCGCGATCGCATTAACGTTGATGCCATACCGGACCCATTCGACTGCGAGCACCTCTGTCATTCGGTTGATTGCAGCTTTGGTGATTGAGTAGAGCGCGGCGCCGTCACCTTCGTAGTAGTAAGCGCCCATCGAGGAGATGTTTATGATTCGGCCCGGTAGCTCCTTGACGATCAATCGTCGTGCTATTTCACATGTTAGGGCGAACGGACCGCGCAAGTTCGTATCGATCACGGCGTCGATCAACTGCAGCGGCATGCGGTGTGCCCGTTGTGCGTCTGGGATCGCGGCATTGTTGACCAATATCGTGATGGGTCCAAAAGCCGCCTCGGCGCGATCCAATACTTCCGCGAACTGACAGGGTTGCGATACGTCCACCGCCATCCCCACACACTTGAAGCCGGCTGAGGAGATCTCGTCGGTCACTTGTCGCAGCCTCGCTTCCCTGCGGCCAGCAACCAGCACAGCCGCACCGGCTTCGGCGAGAACAGTCGCGAAGCGGCGACCGAGTCCAGACGTGGCACCGGTCACCAACGCCACCTGACCACTCAGCGCGTGTGGAAGACCGAGTGAAGGGTTGGCATTCAAAATTGAAGCTTTCTGTATGTGCCCCTGTAGGAGGTCGATGAGATTGGGGTGCAAAACAGCCTTGACCTAGATGTCGGATAGATAGGCGCGCCTGGGTGTGCCGGGCCTGGCTCACACACTTTGCGGGGACTAGCGGTCGGCCACAATGGATTGCCTATTTCCGGTCGGTGCACAGATCGCTCACCGCAATGTCGACAACGAGGTTTGCCTGCTCGACGGTCATTCCGTACTGGGGGACGGACCCGGAGTTGTACACTGCTTGCTGCACCACTTTGTCCGGCGGGACGCCCATGGCGAAGAGTGCACAGATCTCCCAGCCCCACTCCTTCATCTCTGCGTCGCCGCCGGGCGTTTTTATGTCCGCAGCAGCCAGCTTCTGGAGGTAGGACTGAGTGTCTGCCTGGGCCGGAGCAGCGGCAACCAATCCCACCAGTGTTGCTGCACCAAAAATCCACCCTGCAGACAACGCGCGCGACACCCGCGCTCGCCGTTCCAGTATCGTTCCCTTCCCCCGCTGAATATCCTTATGGCACACGAACCTATTCATATCGTGCGGTCCGCCGAGGCTCGTGATGAATGGGGCCCAGCCGAGTCCCACAGGGGTCCATCCCGCGAACGTTTCGATGGCCCAGCCTCAGGGCGTCGCTTTCTGTCACGTCAGCGTGTTGATCAGCGGTCCCAGCAGTCCAGCAGTGACAGGCTCCCTGAATGCTGTTGCCGGCGCGGAAGAGACACTGATTATTCCGTCGTGTTCGGTGGACGAGCAAAGTTGGGTCTGCATCCCAAACCGCCTCCTCGATTCGACAAAGATCCTCGTAGCCGGATAGGGCAATGCCTGCCCAGCCTCCCCGAACGGACATTGATAAAGACGACCGTCCCGTCGGTCGAACCTACCTCGGGCTTTTTGAGCTGTCAACTGAATGGACCTGGTTGGAAACAGTCGCTGTCCGGCCGTCTCGTGGGCAGGACTACGTGGCGACCGCGATCCAACGGATAGTTATTGGTGGTTCAACAACGCGAGACACGATCCCACGCGGGCCCTCAATGCCCCCTGCGCCACTGGATAATTCGTCACTGTGACGTATCGCTTGGCGGTAAGCCGCTTACGCCGCCGTCGAGCTTGTCGCCACCGAGGCTGTCTGCGGCGCATAAACTGCGTTGCGCGAAAGGTGATCTCGATACGGCGGCGATCAAACGCGCCTACTATCTGCGTGGCTGAAACCCCCGACCCGATCGATTGGGCCCGACCAGCATCGACACCGTTGCTTGGGATCTTGCGCGAGGCCCTATCGTCGCCGCCGGCGCGCATCTGTGGGTACCGGGTCGCCTCCAGCTACTTAGTTAGTCGAACCGATAATATATCTTATATCAAGTGCTCACCGGGATACGTTGTGCTCCTTTATCTTTCCTTCCCCTCCCCTTACTCCGCATTGCCACTAAGCCTTGGTCGCGTCGCGTCGATCTCCCGTTGGCTTGACTCAGATTGCTGCGTCTTCGCGGCTGCCAGGTCTTCTTGCAGCACGCCGATCTCGGAGAAGTACAGCGAGGCATGATCAGCGCTCCGCAGATCGCCCGTCTCACCATCCGTGTGCTGCGCATGTCGTCGGCAGCTCTTGCAGATGACGGGATCGCTGGCCGAACTGAAGATGAACACCTGCTCGAGCCGACAGCAATGACAAACAGCAATGGCGCGGCGCTGTAGCGGATGACGATGCACGCGGACCTCCTCCAAGGCTCTCGGGCAGTTTCCCACTCGCTACCGACATTCTCGGCCAGACGATGTGTCGCGGCGAACTGCGCAAGTCGAGCAGGCTGGCCGTCGACTCCGACGGCTATTCCGCCTGGTGGCAGCGCGGGGTGTGCCCGAGCGGAAGTGTCCATATGCAGGCATAGGAACCTGTCCAAACCACTACGGGAACTCCCGCAGCCTGCAAGAAAGCCGCCGCGCTGGCTGCGCGACATCACCGGCTTGGCGCGTGGGTGATTCGCTACTGTGCCAGAAGGCCGACGTCGTGTCCGCGTTGCGGACACGACGCGATCGGAGGATCGCCGGTTAAAGGGATGCCACCGACTTTAGGCCGGTCCATGCGGGTCTCGTGTTCGGTGAGTGCG
This is a stretch of genomic DNA from Mycobacterium sp. ELW1. It encodes these proteins:
- a CDS encoding aldehyde dehydrogenase; translation: MLDRDAFFIAGSWRPPSAGTKLAEVVEAATGNVLGTSPLARNTDVDTAVAAASTALSGPWATMGANQRAEAMRRMAAALRARAKETATLVSRENGMPRRLSQGANGYFPSLALDYYANLAERFDGADVRPGALSDVTVCREPVGVVAAITPWNYPMSLAAMKIAPALAAGCSVVLKPPPETALDAFAWADAAINAELPPGVLNVIPGDRDAGSALVSHPGVSKVAFTGSTAAGRVIGETCGRLLRPVTLELGGKSAAIVTDDADLDTFVTALPDVCLPNNGQTCHASTRILAPASRYREIVDAVTDAVRQLRVGDPLDKDIQIGPLVSAEQRDRVLAYVASGRASGAQLTTGGGIPSDQPCGWFVEPAVLSDVDNSMTIAREEIFGPVLCVIAYRDDDEAIAIANDSDYGLGGTIWTSDPERGAALAARLHTGSVGINHYALDIVGPFGGVKASGLGRELGPEGLTPYVALKSIYRAPAIR
- a CDS encoding CoA transferase; the encoded protein is MTSTLALPLSALRVVDLTEGLAEWCGRILADLGAEVIRIEPPGGSPQRRDSIGFALRNTNKLGVTLDIGDPAGRAALLHLVSDAEILLESFSHATADSYALTPADLLKANPRLVVVSITDFGRSGPCRDWVATEETLAAAGGVLSRSGLPGAAKPLLPPQGLVSQTVGVHAAWAALVAYVKRARTGVGEHVDLSALEAVVHGFDPGFGAQGSASAGRAETFFRGRPSAENFYPIFPCSDGHVRICILAARQWRAMFSWLGEPAAFADSRFDTIPARFAAADRLNPLIAALFAGRSRDELVSDGTARGIPIAGVLSVDEVLCSDHFASTGTLTDIQISEGIRAKIPTGYAIVGGERAGIRRGAPSPGEHNHLLSSARESVSDHDLGLPLLSQGAPPLSGLRMLDLGVIVFGAELGRLFGDQGADVIKIENSEYPDGLRQTRNGTGMNASFAWGNRNKRGLGLNLRNAEGTRLFRKLVTSADIVASNFKPGTLESLGFSHTQLALSNPRVVVADSSAFGDKGPWRNRLGYGPLVRAACGLSALWCDPSADPGNPAAYCDGSTVYPDHVAAHAAAVAILAAIIGRGATGPGRDIEVAQADVAVYALGPTLATASVGDGPTLTQASLDHNSGLTGVFPCAGDDEWCVVTIRDDDDWRRLVDVAGFADRLDLPTFDRIPAVDDLIAAWTASLPPHDVEESLQAAGVPAAAMLRLPDELTHPQLRARDSFHQIAHPLLPSPIPTSARIAHFSSIPDPELRPAPTPGEHTREICSSLLGLQAGEVDRLVAADVVQSPRRDPELATNDRPVDNPSKRRKPMSDRT
- a CDS encoding crotonase/enoyl-CoA hydratase family protein, which translates into the protein MSDAEYDTEPVVTYGRRGSVGVVTLNRPKVMNAVNSALSSAAGAALEQAAEDPTVHVVVITGAGPAFCAGADLKELARNHRIDDPDHSHWGFAGIVRHWIDKPTIAAINGYALGGGTEIALACDLAVIDEAAKLGLPEVKRGIFAAAGGVIRLQRQIPMKVALEITLTGDPISAARAYELGLVNQVAPRGTAVDVAMELAERIARNGPLAVRHSKRVIHRTAAAGSDWESEVWRINRESAKVVFGSRDAREGARAFTEKRPPQWEAR
- a CDS encoding acyl-CoA dehydrogenase family protein, whose amino-acid sequence is MDFELSDKASDACRRMWHFMEEEVFPAEPVWSAHLRDHGEHTHPPIMEELKASARRRGLWNLFHPEFGGLSNLEYATVAEISGWSPVIAPEAINCQAPDTGNMETLHLFATPPQRDEWLMPLLEGNVRSAFAMTEPNVASSDATNIETSIVRDGDEYVINGSKWWITGVADTRCRLFIVMGKTDPAAATHRQQSMVLVPRDTPGVQIVRHLPIFGYQDQHGHSEIHFDNARVPIANLLGNEGDGFLISQARLGPGRVHHAMRAIGMAERALALMVERATTRVAFGKPLADQGVVQDLISRSRIEIDQVRLYVYRTAWLIDRYGSNRARGEIAGIKVAAPAVATAVIDRAIEVFGGAGVSDDFPLAYFYAWARTLRIVDGPDAVHRRTIARIELRTATNARRH
- a CDS encoding TetR/AcrR family transcriptional regulator produces the protein MRYGLSGSIAMVCARGDKEAGGVTMARKPGVTVAGVRRRAQILHKAEELIARGAFQDMTMESIADALDVSKSGLYHYFKQKDDLLFAIRLETLTGLITHQRERMNSGRPYVDLVREMLYDGIKLVSDSPAKYRAIFELKMKSIAEREEEIQALERDYFHMMAATVQGAIDEGSIRPTDPRLVTQAILSMINHAQYWFKPSGRLSHRALADAYWEMLFIGVASEEWRTVPTATPIPRAANVEFINTEHSPPS